The nucleotide window CGAGGTTGGCATTGACCGGGCCGCCGCGTCCAATGCAGAAAAGTCGAAGGTCGGGGCACTGCGCCAGGACGGCTTCGGTGAGCGGCGCCATCTGGGTCACACAGATCTCCACTCCCTGCAGGGCTGCAACAAGTTCGTCTTCCGAGCCGGAAGCTTCATCGACTTCGGCGACCCGGCCGAAGGGGACAGTCGGCCAAGGCAGGGTCAGCCGCGAGCATGATGCACCCCCGGGAATTTCGCGCTCGATTGCATTTATCAGGAGTTCACTGGTGACGAAGTGGTCTCCAGCGGCCAGAATGCGGGTTGTCATGGTGTGTCCTTCGTTGTTTCCGTAGTGTTCCAGAAGCCGATTAGTGCGCTTGCGCAGTAGGCACGTTATAGGAGTGCAGCGCGGCGTTTCCGTTGCTGATCCTTACCTCGGTAAGTGAGCAGTTGTTGAGAATAGGGAAGGTCCGCCGGTACCTGGACGGGTCGATACCCAGGTAGCTGCACAAGACGAGCCTGATAGCGGTGGAATGGGCCACCACGAGAATTCGCCCGTCCTGATGTGCTCTTTGGATGTCGCTGAGGGCGCTCGTGATACGTAGGATTGCGGTTTCGGGATGTTCACCACCCGGAAGGTGATGGGCTACTGGATCCCGGTGGAAGGCTGCGAGCTCCTGTGGGAACTGTTCCTGCATCTCCGCAGCGGTCAGCCCCTCCCCCTTGCCGAAATCCAGCTCACACAACCGGACATCGGTGTTCAGGGGAAGTCCTGTCGCGTCAGCCGTTTTCGCTGCCGTGTACTTCGCCCTGCTGAGGGTTGATGCCCAGATTCCTGTCAGGTCCGCAGATTGCGCCCATCGCGCAAGGCCGTTTCCCTGGTCTGCCCCGCGCTTCGTCAAGGCAACGTCGCTCCTACCGGCGTACCGGTTTTCGGAGTGCCAGACCGTTTCGCCATGGCGGGTGAGAATGAATGTTGTCATGCGATCCTCCGTGCATGTGATGCGACGCCTGCGCTCAGCCAGCCGCGATTCTCCAGATGTTCCACGAACGTTGCGTACGCGGGGTCGAACCGTCCCGCGTAGTCCTCGCGGGGAGCGATGACAGATCCGATTTGGACCATATCCGCTGCCACTTCCGGGGACCTTCTGCCTGAGGCTCCCGCAGCTGCAAGAATCGCTGCGCCAAGGGACGGCTCGGCGTTTTGCGGCAGCCAAACCTCCCGTCCCAGGATGTCGGCGCGTAGTTGGGACCAGTAGCTGCTGTTGGTCGCGCCGCCGGTCAGTAGTAGCCGGCCCGACGTATCCGCCCCCAGAGAGCCGAGATAATCAAAGCTGAGCCGCTCAACGAAGGCGAGACCCTGCAGCACTGCGCCATACCGCGCGGCCGCGGTCTCGGGATGACCGATCGTGAATTCGCGGGCGCCTGCAGCGGCGAAGGGGAACCGCTCTCCCTCGGACACAAGCGGGTACGTTGTGGCACCCGGATGGAATTCGGCTGCCTGGAGCGCGAGGGCACGGAGGTCAGCCCCTTCGAAGTCGCGGGCAATCACTCCGGCACCCGAGCTCGAGGCACCGCCGGGAAGCCATTGCCCTTCGGGACCCTTATGCGAGTAGACCACGCCGTGCGGATCGTGAAGGAGGTTTTCCGAGACGCCCTTGAGCACAAGCGTGGTGCCCACTACCGAGTTCCAGTCACCGGGGTTGAGCGCACCGGCGCCGAGCTGGGCGGCACAGCCATCTGTGGCACCCGAGATGATAGGTATCCCCTCAGGCAGTCCGGTCTGCTCCGCTGCCTCTGTGCTCACATTCGCGACGAAGTGCCCCGAACGTACCACCGGAGGGAAGAGGGAAGCTGCCAGGTGCAGCGAGTCGATTATCTGCGATGGCCAGGACTCCGCGATCAGATCGACACCCGTTTTCAAGGCACTGCTCAGGTCGGTTGCGACGTTTCGTCCTGCAAGCCGCCGGTTGATGAAGTCGGTCTGATGAAGCAACTGTGTACCGTCCTCCTCCATCGCCTGCGGGTGGTTTTGACGAAGCCATACCAATTTCGGTAACGCCCAACTGGGTTGCATGTGCCGGTAGCCCAGCTTTGTCCATAGGTCCTCACCGGCACGGTTCACTTCGTCGAGATGCCCACCAGCCCTGCCGTCGTCGTACATGAGCCCCCGGGTCAGCGGGATACTGTGGGCATTGGCGAGCAGGATTGTCCCGGACGTCCCATCCACCGCAACGGCACCGATCGGGGCGTTCACACCTACCAGGGCTTGACGCGTCGCGGCACACACGGCTGTCCACCACTGTTCGGGATCCTGCTCGTGGCGATGTCCGTCCCGCATGCTCGTCAATGGCGACGAGCCCGACCCAAGGACTATTCCGTCGAACTGCACTACCAGCGCTCGCACACTTTGAGTGCCGAGATCGATTCCGACCCACGCCTGCTCCTCGGGAGCGCGAGAGGTCATTGGGTTTCCTGCGCTCGGGAGCGCAGACGGGCAAGCAGCGGCCACGAGCGGCGTGAGTCCTCGCGGAGGGTAAGAAAATCGCGATACAGCTCGTTGTAGAACTGCCGCTCCGCGCCCGGCTCCCACATGCTGCTGATCCGCACGTGCGCTGCCACCGCGTCTTCAATGGATCGGCTGGCACCGGTGGCAACGAGTCCCAGAATGAAAGCACCACGGGCTCCGATTTCCGAGTCCGCCAACTTGCGCACGGGTACACCGGTCATCGTCGCGATGAGCTGCAGCCACACAGCGTTCTCGGCTCCCCCGCCGCAGACGCGCAATTCGGTGGGTACGGCGGAGCCCGCTTCAAGGCAGTCGCGGATGACAAACGTCAGTCCTTCGAGGACCGCGCGCGCCACTTCCGGCCGGCCATGTTCAAGTGAGAGTCCCAGAAAGCTTCCGCGGGCTTCCGAGTCGAGGAACGGCGCGCGCTCTCCTGCGGGTGAAAGGTAGGGCAAAAACATGAGTCCGCCTGCGCCTGGGGAACTGTTGGCTGCCAGGTCGGTGAAGTCAATGGGCGTTGCGCAGTTCAGCAGAGTGCATGCCCACTGGATCACCTCGCCTCCAGCGAGGGTCGGCAGCGCACGAAGGTAACGGTCCTCGACCCCGAGACCGACGGTCAGGCCGGCTGGAACGCCGGTGGTGTCAATGCGGTCAACCACCATTTCCGTACACAGCGTCGTGCCGAGGATGCTGCAGGCTTGCCCTGGAAGCACCGCCCCCGCACCGATCGCCGTCGCTGCGATGTCGTAGGAAGCCATCACGACATGAATTCCCAGCGGAAGGCCGACGTGCGCAGCTCCTTCGGCGCTAAGCGGTCGTGATCGATCCGCATCCCGCAGAATCGGAGGCATCAGGTCCGCCGCCCACTCCATGGCATACGCCTCGAAAAGCTCTTGCGAGTATTCACGGGCGCGTACGTCCATGAAGGGTGCAGCGCCATCGGAATTGTCCACCGCTGCAACACCGGTCAACTTGAGGAACAGGTAGCCGTTGCAGGTCAGCGACGCCTCCGATGCTTCCAGCCGCTCGGGATCGTGCTTGGACAACCACGTCAGGATGGCGTTTGGCAGACCGGCAAAGGACAGGGATCCGTTGGTGCGGTAGGTGCGGCCCAGCACGCCTTCGCTGCGCCACTGCTCCACAATTGACGCGGCCCTGCCGTCATTCCAAAGGATCGCCGGACCGGTGGGATTACCGGCGTCGTCCACCAGCCAACTGCCGTCCCCCTGACCCGTGATCGCAAGGAAATCAACAGGTTCGGTTAGTCGGGCGGCAACCTCACGGATGCTTTCTGCGACAGCTTTCCACACAGCCGCCATGTCCTGCTCCGCCCAGCCGGGTTCGGGATGGGTGACCAGAGTGGAACGACGGACGACGACGGCTTCCCGGCCTGCGTCGTCGTACCCCACCGCTTTAATCATGGTGGTGCCGGCGTCGACTGCTATTGCTGTCACTGTGTTCTCCTCATGCCTCTGTCGGACCAGCGAATCATGCTTTGCCGTGTGATGAACGGGACCTGCGGGACACCGAGTCAAGAGTGACCGCAAGGAGCAGGACAGCGCCGGTCACCATGAAGCGGAAAGATGAATCAAGGCTTAGCAGGGTGAGCCCGCTTGAGATGGACTGGATAACAATGATGCCCAACAAGGCTGCAAAGGCGCTGCCCCTCCCGCCGAAGAGACTGGTCCCACCGATCACGGCGGCCGCGATCGCGTTGAGATTCACGTCTCCGCCGCCGCTGCCCTGATTCGCGGCGGCCAACCGGGAAGCAGCGAGGATACCGCCGACGGCGGCCAGGGTGCTGCATGCGATGAACGCCGATGTGTAGATCGCCTTGACGTTGATGCCCGCCCGGCGGGCTGCCTCGACGTTGCCGCCCACTGCGAACATCGATCGGCCCCATTTGGTTCTGGTCAGTGCGTAATGCATCGCAAGAACGAGGGCGAGGAAGAAGACGAACATCCAGCCCACGCCCCGTGCCTGATTCAGGTACCAGACAACGAGGCCGGCCACGACAAGGAGGCCCGCAGCCCTGAGCGCACTGATGCGCAGCGACCTGCTCGATAGTCCGGCGGCGCGCCGTGCGCCGGCGTGCCTGAAGTCGATGACAAACAAGGCAACGGCCGCAGCGAAGACCAGTACGTAGGACAGCCAGGCGGGCACGAATGCCAGCTGGGCGAAGTACACCAGCGGCGAGCCGAATGGAATATTGATCGATCCGATCGGCCCGAGGACGTAGAGCTGCAGCCCGAGGAATCCAAGCAGGCCCGCAAGGGTAATGACGAAGGCAGGAACCCCGAAACGATTGAAGACCTGCCCATAGAACCATCCGATCGCCACTCCGAGGAGTACTGCTGCAAGCACCGACAACCAGACCGACCAGCCCAGGTTGACGAGTGAGACCGCAACGACAGCGCTCGAAAGGCCGCTGACCGATCCAACCGAAAGATCGATCTGGCCGAGGAGCAGCACGCACACAATTCCGAGCGCGATCACTCCGACAGCGGCGCTCTCCATGGCGAGGTTCACCAGGTTGGAACTCGACAGGAACTTCGGGTTGAGAATTTGCAGGACGGTCCAGATTATTGCCAGTCCTGCGATGACCGGAAGCACCCCGAGGTCGCCTGAACGCACCTTGTCTGTTGCGCTTTGAACGGCGCCCTTCACGCCGGTCGAGGTGCGGAGACGTTCATCCTGGCGGTCGATTGTCGGCGGAGCAGGAGTTGATGCGACGGAGCTTTTCATGACAGCTGTTCCTGGGTTGAGGGGTGGTTGCGTGTGGCAGAGCGGCGGGACACAACGTTGTCTGTTGCTCCGGTGATGGCTGCGATCACCTCTTCGGTAGAGACATCGGCGACGCGGAACGTTCCGTTGTTCTTACCGAGGCGAAGAACAGCGACGCGGTCGGCGACCGCCTTAACGTCGGCCATGTTGTGGCTGATCATGATGACGCCGAGTCCCCGGTCCCTCAGCCTTTCGACGAGATTGAGCACTTCAGCGGTCTGGGCGACTCCCAGCGCTGCTGTTGGTTCGTCGAGAATGATGACTTTGGGGTTACCCAGCAGGGAGCGCGCGATTGCCACCGTTTGACGCTGGCCGCCGGAAAGGGAAGCGATTGCCGTGTGGAGGGAGGGAATCTTCGCGGAAAGCTGCTTCAGTAGCTCCCAGGAGCGCGTCTCCATCTCCACCTCGTTGAGCCGGTACGGCGAAACTTCCCGTCCAAGGAACAGATTGTTGATGACATTGAGGTTGTCGCACAAAGCGAGGTCCTGGAAGACGGTGGCAATACCCAAATTGAGTGCAGCCATCGGCGTGGGAATAGTCTCCACCCGATCCTCGAATGTAATTCGCCCTGCACTCGGTGCATGCACGCCCGAGAGAACCTTGACCAGTGTGGATTTACCTGCGCCGTTGTCGCCCACAATGGCGACGACTTCCCCCGCCGCGACATCAAGGTCGATATCTGTCAGCGCCGCGACGGCTCCGAAAGACTTACTGATCCCGTGAAGCGAGAGGATGGCCGAACCTGTAGGAGCAATCTTCGTTGTTGTGCTCATGGCGTGCTTCCTAGCTGATGCCGGCGGCCGCGCAGGCCTCGGCATACGTCGGTGTGCACAGCTCATCTACGGTGGCCACCCCGCCATCGATCACTACTTCTTCAAGGTTCTCCAGGGTGACGACTGTCGGCTCGAACAACTCGGACGGCGTATCGAAGAGTTCGGTCTTCCCTTCGACCGTCTCGCCGCTCGCGAACCGGTAAGCAATTTCTGCAGCAGCCTCAGCAACGATTTTGATGGGTTTCGAAATGGTATTGTATTGGTCGCCGGCGACGATGCGCTGCAGTGCGGCCAGTTCGGCGTCGTTCCCGGTCACCGGCGGAACCTCTGCGATCCCCGCTGCCTTGAAAGCGGCGATTGAACCGCCAGCCGTTCCATCATTCGCGGCTACAACGCCGGCTAGCTCAGGGCCGAACCTCGTAATCTGGCCGCTCACCCAGTTCTGCGCTTCTGTTGGGTCCCAACCGGGGGTGTCGAACTCGGCAAGAAGTTCGAAGTTGCTGGGGTCGATAGAGCTGTGAATGCCACGCTTGATGAGGCCGGCCGCCGCGTCTGTCGGTGAACCATTCACCTGAAGCAGCCCACCCTCAGCACCGGTTTCCGTCAGGTGACTCACGAGTGACTCGCCAATGAGCGCACCAATAGCCTCATTGTCGAAGGAGACATAGTAGTCAGCCGGAAGGTCAGGAATGGGACGGTCGTAAGCGATGATTGGAATGTCCTGGGACTGAGCCGAATTCACAATGGTTGCCGCCGCTGCGGAATCAACTGGATCGATGACGATGGCGTCGACTCCCTGCGCGATAGCCGAATTGGCCTGCTCCTGCTGCTTGGAGGCGCTCGCGTCAGCGTTGGAGTAGAGGACCTCACATTCTTCGCAGAGTTCCTTCATCTTCGCCTCGAAGAGGGGGCGGTCAAACAGCTCGTAGCGGGTGGATGCATTGTCCGGCATCAGGAAGGCGATCGTCTTCGCCTCACCGTCTTCAGGACTACCGCTTGCAGCGGCGCCGCAGCCCGTTGCTGCGAGGGCGATACAGGTGGAGGCTGCGAGCGCAAAGGGAACCTGGTTCAAGAACTTCTTCATTGAATTCTCTTTCGTGTCTTGGCTACTGACCGGAGCGTGGAAACAAACGCATGTGATGAGAGTAACATTAAACATGTTAGATGTATCAAGAAAAGTGTTAAAGATGTCATGACTTTAGTATTGGCAAGAGAAGCGCACCTACCACCGAAGGCGGCACGAACGTGAGCTTAGAGGGAACCGGCCGGAAACCGCGGCTCGAGAGGCAGCGGCAACTCGTCGATCAGGTATTGAGCGCAGGGTTCGCCAGCGCCTCGCAGCTGGCGTCGCTGTGCGGAGTGAGCGTCATGACCATCCACCGCGACATTGATGAGCTCGCTAGGAAAGGCGTGCTGAGAAAGGTTTCGGGAGGCGTCTCGGCACTTCCCTCGACGGTGTTCGAGGCAAGCTCCGAAATCAGGATGCAGATAGAACCTTCAGCGAAGCAGTCCCTCGCCCGAGTCGCTGCGACTTTCGTAGACGCCGGCATGTCCGTAATGCTGGACGACTCCACCACGGTTCTGGCTCTCGCGAGGTTGCTTAACGACACAGGGCCGCTCACGGTCCTCACCAATTATCGGCAGGCACTCGAGGTCTTCCGTGAGAACGACGACGTTCGCCTCATTATGATCGGGGGCCAATACAGCCGGACCCATGACTCCTTCATCACACTCCCGACCGACTCTGCAATGACGTCCTACGCGGTCGATGTCGTGTTCCAGTCCACATCAACGATGGGATCCCGGATGACCTACCACCAGGAACAGGAGGTTGTCCTCATGAAGCGGGTCATGCTCCGCGCGGCAGCCCGACGTGTGCTCTTGATGGACGGCTCCAAAGTGGGGCGCACGTCGCTGCACCATTACGTGCCGGTCAGCGACTTCACCGATGTGATCATCACCGACGATGTTCCGGCCGACGTGGTTAAGGAACTGCGGGAGCAATGTACAGTGCACATTGCTCCCGCAGCGCCCGATGGACGGAAATCGAGGGGCTGATCAATCCGCGTGGAACACCCTTGGTGCTACCTCGCCGCTGATGGTTTCCGATAGAGCAAGGAAAGTTCTGGATCGTATTTGCCCTGTGACGCTTGCCCCTGCCACAACGGCAACATCGGGTGCCGTATCACCCTTTTTCGCTTCGTCCGCCGCTCGCGCTGGCGAGAGCAGCGTCCGCACCAGCTGCGGCGCGAAGTCCTCAGTCAGTTCGAGAACGACCCGGCAGTGCGCGCCGATCTGCGCGGGGTAACCCAGATGTATGCCGCGCAGGTCGCACACCGTCTGGCCCCGTCCCGGGCCATCGGTAGCGTCGACCTCCACGTACACAACGGGTGCCGCGCGCAGCGCTACGGCGCCCACGGCAATCGCGGCCGCAAGCGGATCATGCATTGCGCAGCAGGACCGCCCGAAAATTCCCCGATAGAAGCCGCTGTAGTGCGTCAGCATCTCACCGAGTGCACGGACCAGCGGCTCGTCGGACGCGAGAAGCTCCTGCTGGTGGTCCTCTTCGAGAACGTTCGACATGGTGACATCGAGGGGCACCAAAGTGATGTTCCAAGGCGCGGCGAAGACCTCCCGGGCAGCCTCGGGATCGTTCCCAATGTTCGCCTCCGCAACGGCACTGATATTGCCCGGCACAAGAGCGGCGCCGCCCATGATCGTGATCTCGGCGATCAAATCCGGCAGCGTCGGATCCAGCCGGAGTGCGGCTGCGATGTTGGTCAGCGGACCGACGGCGAGTACCCGAAGCGACCCGGGATTCTCGTGAGCAAGGCGAACAAGCATCGCAGCGGCGCTCTCCTTCTCCACCGACGCGCCGGATGGAGGAAGGAAGACCCCGCCGACGCCGTCGTCCCCGTGAACATGGGGCGCACCGCCCTGAAACTCACCCGCCTGCGGGTGATGGGCGCCGACCGCCACCGGGATACCACTTGCGCCGGCCAGGTCGAGCAGGTTCAGCGTATTCACCGCTCCCACCGCCGCTGATACGTTGCCGCTCACCGTTCCAATGCCGAGCAGGTCAACCGACGGCGTTGCGAGCAGATAGGCGAGGGCAAGAGCGTCGTCGATGCCGGTGTCGCAGTCAAGGTAGAAGGGCCGAATCATGACAGGTTCCCTTTCAGAGAGTCTTCGCTCGGCGCGGGCACAAGCAGGCTGACCAGGAAGGCCGCTGCAGTAACCCCTACGGAAATCCACAGAGCGACGGCGTAACCACCGTCAGTCGCCAGTCCTGCGAAGGGGGCAACAAGTGCGACGCCGAGGCTCGCCCCGGTGCCGAAGGAGGCCCCGTTGAGCCCGGGGAGGGAGCCGAGTGCGTCCTTGGGCGACAGCAGCACCGACAAGCCATTGATCGCGGTGAGGAAGAATCCGTTGTAAAAGATTCCGAGCGCTGCCACTGCGGCCAGCACTGCCCACTGGTTGTCCGCGAAGAGCGCGGCAGCGATTGCGCACGCCAGGCTCATGGCCGTCCCGATGCGGAGGGTCTTGATCCACCCGGTCCTGCTGGTCAGCCAGCCCGCCAGCGGCGCGGCAAAGACACCGATGAGCGCGGCGGGGGTAAGGAAGAGGAGCGCCGAGATCCAGGCGCTGAAGCCAAAGCCGTTGGCGGGATCCTGGCTGAGGAGAACCACGGTGAAGTTCATGATGGCGAAGATGCCGG belongs to Arthrobacter tumbae and includes:
- a CDS encoding nucleoside hydrolase — protein: MIRPFYLDCDTGIDDALALAYLLATPSVDLLGIGTVSGNVSAAVGAVNTLNLLDLAGASGIPVAVGAHHPQAGEFQGGAPHVHGDDGVGGVFLPPSGASVEKESAAAMLVRLAHENPGSLRVLAVGPLTNIAAALRLDPTLPDLIAEITIMGGAALVPGNISAVAEANIGNDPEAAREVFAAPWNITLVPLDVTMSNVLEEDHQQELLASDEPLVRALGEMLTHYSGFYRGIFGRSCCAMHDPLAAAIAVGAVALRAAPVVYVEVDATDGPGRGQTVCDLRGIHLGYPAQIGAHCRVVLELTEDFAPQLVRTLLSPARAADEAKKGDTAPDVAVVAGASVTGQIRSRTFLALSETISGEVAPRVFHAD
- a CDS encoding ATP-binding cassette domain-containing protein yields the protein MSTTTKIAPTGSAILSLHGISKSFGAVAALTDIDLDVAAGEVVAIVGDNGAGKSTLVKVLSGVHAPSAGRITFEDRVETIPTPMAALNLGIATVFQDLALCDNLNVINNLFLGREVSPYRLNEVEMETRSWELLKQLSAKIPSLHTAIASLSGGQRQTVAIARSLLGNPKVIILDEPTAALGVAQTAEVLNLVERLRDRGLGVIMISHNMADVKAVADRVAVLRLGKNNGTFRVADVSTEEVIAAITGATDNVVSRRSATRNHPSTQEQLS
- a CDS encoding ABC transporter substrate-binding protein, producing MKKFLNQVPFALAASTCIALAATGCGAAASGSPEDGEAKTIAFLMPDNASTRYELFDRPLFEAKMKELCEECEVLYSNADASASKQQEQANSAIAQGVDAIVIDPVDSAAAATIVNSAQSQDIPIIAYDRPIPDLPADYYVSFDNEAIGALIGESLVSHLTETGAEGGLLQVNGSPTDAAAGLIKRGIHSSIDPSNFELLAEFDTPGWDPTEAQNWVSGQITRFGPELAGVVAANDGTAGGSIAAFKAAGIAEVPPVTGNDAELAALQRIVAGDQYNTISKPIKIVAEAAAEIAYRFASGETVEGKTELFDTPSELFEPTVVTLENLEEVVIDGGVATVDELCTPTYAEACAAAGIS
- a CDS encoding sugar ABC transporter permease, whose protein sequence is MKSSVASTPAPPTIDRQDERLRTSTGVKGAVQSATDKVRSGDLGVLPVIAGLAIIWTVLQILNPKFLSSSNLVNLAMESAAVGVIALGIVCVLLLGQIDLSVGSVSGLSSAVVAVSLVNLGWSVWLSVLAAVLLGVAIGWFYGQVFNRFGVPAFVITLAGLLGFLGLQLYVLGPIGSINIPFGSPLVYFAQLAFVPAWLSYVLVFAAAVALFVIDFRHAGARRAAGLSSRSLRISALRAAGLLVVAGLVVWYLNQARGVGWMFVFFLALVLAMHYALTRTKWGRSMFAVGGNVEAARRAGINVKAIYTSAFIACSTLAAVGGILAASRLAAANQGSGGGDVNLNAIAAAVIGGTSLFGGRGSAFAALLGIIVIQSISSGLTLLSLDSSFRFMVTGAVLLLAVTLDSVSRRSRSSHGKA
- a CDS encoding FGGY-family carbohydrate kinase, yielding MTSRAPEEQAWVGIDLGTQSVRALVVQFDGIVLGSGSSPLTSMRDGHRHEQDPEQWWTAVCAATRQALVGVNAPIGAVAVDGTSGTILLANAHSIPLTRGLMYDDGRAGGHLDEVNRAGEDLWTKLGYRHMQPSWALPKLVWLRQNHPQAMEEDGTQLLHQTDFINRRLAGRNVATDLSSALKTGVDLIAESWPSQIIDSLHLAASLFPPVVRSGHFVANVSTEAAEQTGLPEGIPIISGATDGCAAQLGAGALNPGDWNSVVGTTLVLKGVSENLLHDPHGVVYSHKGPEGQWLPGGASSSGAGVIARDFEGADLRALALQAAEFHPGATTYPLVSEGERFPFAAAGAREFTIGHPETAAARYGAVLQGLAFVERLSFDYLGSLGADTSGRLLLTGGATNSSYWSQLRADILGREVWLPQNAEPSLGAAILAAAGASGRRSPEVAADMVQIGSVIAPREDYAGRFDPAYATFVEHLENRGWLSAGVASHARRIA
- a CDS encoding DeoR/GlpR family DNA-binding transcription regulator, with product MSLEGTGRKPRLERQRQLVDQVLSAGFASASQLASLCGVSVMTIHRDIDELARKGVLRKVSGGVSALPSTVFEASSEIRMQIEPSAKQSLARVAATFVDAGMSVMLDDSTTVLALARLLNDTGPLTVLTNYRQALEVFRENDDVRLIMIGGQYSRTHDSFITLPTDSAMTSYAVDVVFQSTSTMGSRMTYHQEQEVVLMKRVMLRAAARRVLLMDGSKVGRTSLHHYVPVSDFTDVIITDDVPADVVKELREQCTVHIAPAAPDGRKSRG
- a CDS encoding histidine phosphatase family protein; amino-acid sequence: MTTFILTRHGETVWHSENRYAGRSDVALTKRGADQGNGLARWAQSADLTGIWASTLSRAKYTAAKTADATGLPLNTDVRLCELDFGKGEGLTAAEMQEQFPQELAAFHRDPVAHHLPGGEHPETAILRITSALSDIQRAHQDGRILVVAHSTAIRLVLCSYLGIDPSRYRRTFPILNNCSLTEVRISNGNAALHSYNVPTAQAH
- a CDS encoding FGGY-family carbohydrate kinase; the encoded protein is MTAIAVDAGTTMIKAVGYDDAGREAVVVRRSTLVTHPEPGWAEQDMAAVWKAVAESIREVAARLTEPVDFLAITGQGDGSWLVDDAGNPTGPAILWNDGRAASIVEQWRSEGVLGRTYRTNGSLSFAGLPNAILTWLSKHDPERLEASEASLTCNGYLFLKLTGVAAVDNSDGAAPFMDVRAREYSQELFEAYAMEWAADLMPPILRDADRSRPLSAEGAAHVGLPLGIHVVMASYDIAATAIGAGAVLPGQACSILGTTLCTEMVVDRIDTTGVPAGLTVGLGVEDRYLRALPTLAGGEVIQWACTLLNCATPIDFTDLAANSSPGAGGLMFLPYLSPAGERAPFLDSEARGSFLGLSLEHGRPEVARAVLEGLTFVIRDCLEAGSAVPTELRVCGGGAENAVWLQLIATMTGVPVRKLADSEIGARGAFILGLVATGASRSIEDAVAAHVRISSMWEPGAERQFYNELYRDFLTLREDSRRSWPLLARLRSRAQETQ